Proteins encoded in a region of the Fusarium keratoplasticum isolate Fu6.1 chromosome 13, whole genome shotgun sequence genome:
- a CDS encoding NAD(P)/FAD-dependent oxidoreductase family protein: protein MSLKIIVVGAGIAGLASAAMLRAGADVTIFERGDASQVAGGQGLVFGPNAVKIVEKIGYDRRRVRAVESKGIKAYDGATGALVKTIPLDMKVTWGADWLMHLRVDARDELHRLAVQDGPGKTPVLRYKTTVTDIDPDTGVVTLENGETLQGDVIIVAAGIHTKIKEKIVGSSEYSTTPTDQSIFRFLVSSENAQKVAGHLPDWWNPEVGAYLSVTRLDDGTNRAVITYPCHDFQYVNFSCAFPNEYLKQGATESWFTDGDINEVLDIFKDFPPLYRKFMQSETETDRYAEEVKVWELRDHDPLPTYVRGRAVLIGDAAHAMAPFQGQGAGQAIEDAEGLRLLLEPGVTPLDVPSILQQWEAVRRPRASQVQFNTRVASEKLDEVNSFQNMNYNWTYNGINEELKRT, encoded by the exons atgtccctcaagatcatcgtcgttggtgcAGGCATCGCTGGCCTGGCATCGGCAGCCATGCTCCGAGCAGGCGCCGACGTCACCATCTTTGAGCGCGGGGACGCGAGCCAAGTCGCCGGTGGGCAAGGTCTTGTTTTTGGGCCCAACGCTGTCAAGATTGTCGAGAAAATTGGCTATGACCGCCGGCGCGTGCGAGCCGTCGAGAGCAAGGGCATTAAAGCGTACGATGGCGCAACCGGAGCGCTGGTCAAGACCATTCCGCTGGACATGAAAGTGACCTGGGGTGCCGACTGGCTGATGCACCTGCGCGTGGATGCAAGGGATGAGTTGCATCGCCTTGCGGTCCAGGACGGCCCCGGGAAAACGCCAGTGCTTCGTTACAAGACTACAGTGACAGACATTGATCCCGACACTGGAGTTGTCACGCTCGAGAATGGAGAGACTCTCCAGGGGGATGTCATAATCG TGGCAGCCGGCATCCACACAAAGATCAAGGAAAAGATTGTGGGCAGCAGTGAATACTCCACAACGCCCACCGACCAGAGCATTTTTCGGTTCCTGGTGTCTTCAGAGAATGCCCAAAAGGTCGCTGGCCATCTTCCTGACTGGTGGAATCCCGAAGTGGGCGCCTACCTTTCCGTTACGCGACTCGACGACGGCACCAACAGGGCTGTTATCACGTACCCGTGCCATGACTTTCAATACGTCAACTTTAGCTGTGCCTTCCCCAACGAGTACCTCAAGCAAGGGGCTACAGAGTCGTGGTTCACTGACGGCGACATCAACGAGGTTTTGGACATCTTTAAGGACTTTCCTCCGCTTTATCGAAAATTCATGCA ATCTGAAACTGAAACGGATAGATACGCCGAGGAAGTCAAAGTGTGGGAGCTCCGGGACCATGACCCTCTCCCCACCTATGTCCGCGGCCGGGCCGTCTTGATAGGCGACGCGGCGCACGCCATGGCGCccttccaaggccaaggagccgGGCAGGCAATTGAGGACGCCGAGGGGCTAAGGTTGTTACTCGAGCCAGGTGTGACACCACTAGATGTCCCAAGTATCCTCCAGCAGTGGGAGGCGGTACGGAGGCCTAGGGCGTCGCAGGTGCAGTTCAACACCCGCGTGGCGAGCGAGAAGCTGGATGAGGTGAATTCTTTCCAGAACATGAACTACAACTGGACGTACAATGGCATcaacgaggagctcaagaggACGTGA